From Acidobacteriota bacterium:
CCGGCTGACACTGACCTACCCCGTCCTTAATGCTGCAGCCGAAATTGTTTTTTCGGCCGCAGGACCAGATAAGGCGGAAATTCTGCGGCAGGTTCTTGAGGGACCGCGCGACGCCAAGCGTCTTCCAGCCCAGGGTGTTCAACCGACGGAAGGCAGCGTGGACTGGTACCTGGACAAGCCTGCCGCCCGCCTTCTTCGCAAAAGTCACATTCAAAGGGAAAGCTCTTGACCAAAATTGCGCCCTCAATTCTTTCTGCGGACTTTACTCGCTTGGGTGAACAGGTTCTGGAAGTGCAAGCCGCTGGAGTAGATCGCATTCAGATCGACGTGATGGACGGACGGTTTGTTCCGAACATTACCTTTGGAACACAGGTTGTCGCTTCACTTCGCCCGCTTACTCACCTGACGCTCGAAGTCCACCTGATGGTTGAGCCGCCGGAAGACTTTATCGGGCCATTTGCAGAGGTGGGTGCAGACACCATCATCGTCCATCAGGAAGCCACGCCCCATTTGCACCGCGCCATTCAGCATATCCACGCGCTGGGCAAGAAAGCTGGAGCGGCCATCAATCCTTCGACGCCTGTCGCCTTTCTTTCAGAGGTCATCGGGAACCTCGATCTGGTTCTCGTGATGACGGTCAATCCAGGTTTTGGCGGGCAGGAATTTATTATCGAGACGCTGCCGAAGATCCGTGAAGTCCGGCGCCAGATTGAAGAGAAAGGCCTGACCTGTGAAGTGGAAGTCGACGGCGGAATTAATCTCGAGACCGCGCCTCTGGTGGTCGAGGCTGGAGCTGATGTTCTGGTTGCCGGATCGTCTGTATACGGATGCAAAGAAGGCGTGGCATCTGCAATCCAATCTTTGCTATCGAGCGCCCCTCGATAACGCCTGGAGTCATGTCGATTTTCTCCGCGTG
This genomic window contains:
- a CDS encoding ribulose-phosphate 3-epimerase, which translates into the protein MTKIAPSILSADFTRLGEQVLEVQAAGVDRIQIDVMDGRFVPNITFGTQVVASLRPLTHLTLEVHLMVEPPEDFIGPFAEVGADTIIVHQEATPHLHRAIQHIHALGKKAGAAINPSTPVAFLSEVIGNLDLVLVMTVNPGFGGQEFIIETLPKIREVRRQIEEKGLTCEVEVDGGINLETAPLVVEAGADVLVAGSSVYGCKEGVASAIQSLLSSAPR